A genomic window from Planctomycetota bacterium includes:
- a CDS encoding ParB/RepB/Spo0J family partition protein has product MSAKKAAKPRLGRGLSSLLSMDKNEAESAPASKPTASKPSPSKPAAPSAAPENATPDSTAPAPVRREVGSPAELPDDARVFELSLGQIKVNPRQPRQSFDDAALSELADSIKANGLIQPIVVRRKADGFELIAGERRYRATELAGLDTIRSLVREADPTTQARLALVENIHRADLNPIERAEAYQALMDEADLTQAALAEELGEDRSSIANHLRLLKLTESVRTLVVEERITLGHAKVLAGVDDGMEQDRLAKAVVAQNLSVRNLERLVAEDPKQATRKPTGREAHLSDLEEKIRQSTGLRAQVASRKGGKGRLTLHYGSLDEFDDLLAKLGVRLED; this is encoded by the coding sequence ATGTCGGCGAAGAAAGCAGCCAAACCTCGGCTTGGGCGTGGACTCAGCAGCCTGCTGAGCATGGACAAGAACGAGGCCGAGTCGGCCCCCGCCTCAAAGCCCACCGCCTCGAAGCCGTCGCCCTCAAAGCCCGCCGCCCCATCGGCTGCTCCGGAGAATGCCACGCCGGACTCGACCGCGCCCGCCCCCGTTCGCCGCGAGGTCGGTTCGCCGGCGGAACTGCCGGATGACGCTCGCGTCTTCGAGCTATCCCTTGGCCAGATCAAGGTGAACCCCCGTCAGCCGCGGCAGTCTTTTGATGACGCCGCCCTCTCGGAGCTGGCCGACAGCATCAAGGCGAACGGGTTGATCCAGCCGATCGTCGTGCGGCGCAAGGCGGACGGCTTTGAGCTGATCGCCGGCGAGCGGCGGTATCGAGCAACGGAGCTCGCGGGCCTGGACACGATTCGTTCCCTGGTCCGCGAGGCCGACCCGACGACGCAGGCTCGATTGGCGCTGGTCGAGAACATCCACCGGGCCGATCTGAACCCGATCGAGCGTGCCGAAGCCTACCAGGCCTTGATGGACGAGGCCGACCTGACGCAAGCGGCGCTGGCCGAGGAACTTGGCGAAGACCGCTCGTCGATCGCGAATCACCTGCGGCTGCTGAAGCTCACCGAGTCGGTTCGGACGCTGGTCGTGGAGGAGCGGATCACGCTGGGCCATGCGAAAGTGCTGGCAGGCGTGGACGACGGGATGGAGCAGGACCGGCTTGCGAAGGCCGTGGTGGCGCAGAACCTGAGCGTGCGGAACCTCGAACGACTCGTGGCCGAGGATCCGAAGCAGGCGACCCGCAAACCGACTGGCCGCGAGGCGCACCTGTCCGACCTCGAAGAGAAGATCCGCCAAAGCACTGGTCTGCGGGCCCAGGTCGCGAGCCGAAAGGGTGGCAAGGGCCGATTGACGTTGCACTACGGCAGCCTCGACGAGTTCGACGACCTGCTTGCCAAGCTCGGCGTTCGCTTGGAAGACTGA